In Bosea vestrisii, the following are encoded in one genomic region:
- the tuf gene encoding elongation factor Tu, which yields MAKEKFARTKPHCNIGTIGHVDHGKTSLTAAITKVLAESGGASFTAYDQIDKAPEEKARGITISTAHVEYETAARHYAHVDCPGHADYVKNMITGAAQMDGAILVVSAADGPMPQTREHILLARQVGVPALVVFMNKVDLVDDAELLELVEMEIRELLSKYDFPGDDIPITKGSAKAALDGVTPAIGHDAVIALMKTVDDYIPQPARPLDLPFLMPVEDVFSISGRGTVVTGRVERGIVKVGEEIEIVGLKDTVKTTVTGVEMFRKLLDQGQAGDNIGALLRGTKREDVERGQILCKPGSVKPHTKFKAEAYILTKEEGGRHTPFFTNYRPQFYFRTTDVTGVVHLPEGTEMVMPGDNITMEVHLIVPIAMEEKLRFAIREGGRTVGAGVVASIIA from the coding sequence ATGGCCAAAGAGAAGTTTGCTCGGACGAAGCCGCACTGCAACATTGGTACGATTGGTCACGTCGACCATGGCAAGACGTCGTTGACGGCTGCGATCACGAAGGTTCTGGCGGAGTCGGGTGGCGCGTCGTTCACGGCGTATGACCAGATCGACAAGGCGCCGGAAGAGAAGGCGCGCGGCATCACGATCTCGACGGCGCATGTCGAGTACGAGACGGCGGCCCGCCACTATGCGCATGTCGACTGCCCCGGCCACGCCGACTATGTGAAGAACATGATCACCGGCGCGGCGCAGATGGACGGCGCGATCCTGGTTGTGTCGGCGGCCGACGGCCCGATGCCGCAGACCCGCGAGCACATCCTGCTGGCGCGCCAGGTCGGCGTTCCCGCGCTGGTGGTGTTCATGAACAAGGTCGATCTCGTCGACGATGCCGAGCTGCTCGAGCTGGTCGAGATGGAGATCCGCGAGCTTCTGTCGAAGTACGACTTCCCGGGCGACGACATCCCGATCACCAAGGGCTCGGCCAAGGCGGCGCTCGACGGCGTCACCCCGGCGATCGGCCATGACGCGGTGATCGCGCTGATGAAGACGGTCGACGACTACATCCCGCAGCCGGCGCGTCCGCTGGACCTGCCGTTCCTGATGCCGGTCGAGGACGTGTTCTCGATCTCGGGCCGTGGCACGGTGGTGACCGGCCGCGTCGAGCGCGGCATCGTCAAGGTCGGCGAGGAAATCGAGATCGTCGGCCTGAAGGACACGGTGAAGACGACCGTCACCGGCGTCGAGATGTTCCGCAAGCTGCTCGACCAGGGCCAGGCTGGCGACAACATCGGGGCGCTGCTGCGCGGCACCAAGCGCGAGGACGTCGAGCGCGGGCAGATCCTGTGCAAGCCGGGCTCGGTCAAGCCGCACACCAAGTTCAAGGCCGAGGCCTACATCCTGACCAAGGAGGAGGGCGGTCGCCACACCCCGTTCTTCACCAACTACCGCCCGCAGTTCTACTTCCGCACGACGGACGTGACCGGCGTGGTGCACCTGCCCGAGGGCACCGAGATGGTGATGCCTGGTGACAACATCACCATGGAAGTGCACCTGATCGTGCCGATCGCGATGGAAGAGAAGCTGCGCTTCGCCATCCGCGAGGGCGGACGCACCGTCGGCGCCGGCGTCGTCGCTTCGATCATCGCGTAA
- the rpsL gene encoding 30S ribosomal protein S12, with protein sequence MPTISQLIRKPRSPVKARNTAPALENCPQKRGVCTRVYTTTPKKPNSALRKVAKVRLTNGFEVIGYIPGEGHNLQEHSVVMIRGGRVKDLPGVRYHILRGVLDTQGVKNRKQRRSKYGAKRPK encoded by the coding sequence ATGCCGACAATCAGCCAGCTGATCCGCAAGCCCCGTTCGCCAGTCAAGGCGCGTAACACCGCTCCGGCGCTCGAGAATTGCCCGCAGAAGCGCGGCGTCTGCACGCGTGTCTACACGACGACCCCGAAGAAGCCGAACTCGGCGCTCCGCAAGGTCGCCAAGGTGCGCCTGACCAACGGCTTCGAAGTGATCGGCTACATTCCGGGCGAAGGCCACAACCTTCAAGAGCACTCGGTCGTCATGATCCGCGGCGGCCGCGTCAAGGACCTTCCCGGCGTGCGCTACCACATCCTGCGCGGCGTGCTCGACACGCAGGGCGTCAAGAACCGCAAGCAGCGCCGTTCGAAGTACGGCGCCAAGCGTCCGAAGTAA
- the rplB gene encoding 50S ribosomal protein L2: MALKSFKPITPSLRQLVIVDRSELYKGKPVKALTEGKSSSGGRNNLGRITVRFRGGGHKRTLRLIDFKRRGKAGVPATVERIEYDPNRSAFIALIKYQDGELAYILAPQRLAVGDSVVAGDSVDVKPGNAAPMGSLPIGTIVHNVELKIGKGGALARSAGNYAQIVGRDQGYVIVRLNSGEQRLISGLCYATVGAVSNPDHMNRNDGKAGRSRWLGRRPHNRGVSMNPVDHPHGGGEGRTSGGRHPVTPWGLPTKGKKTRSNKRTDTFIVSSRHARKKKN, encoded by the coding sequence ATGGCTTTGAAGAGTTTCAAGCCGATCACGCCGAGCCTTCGCCAGCTCGTGATCGTCGACCGCAGCGAGCTCTATAAGGGCAAGCCGGTCAAGGCGCTGACCGAGGGCAAGTCGTCCTCGGGCGGCCGCAACAATCTCGGTCGCATCACCGTCCGCTTCCGCGGCGGTGGCCACAAGCGCACCCTGCGCCTGATCGATTTCAAGCGCCGCGGCAAGGCCGGCGTGCCGGCGACCGTGGAGCGGATCGAATATGATCCGAACCGCTCCGCCTTCATCGCGCTGATCAAGTATCAGGACGGCGAGCTGGCCTACATCCTGGCGCCGCAGCGCCTGGCCGTCGGCGACAGCGTCGTCGCCGGCGACAGTGTCGACGTGAAGCCCGGCAACGCCGCCCCGATGGGTTCGCTGCCGATCGGCACGATCGTCCACAATGTCGAGCTCAAGATCGGCAAGGGTGGGGCGCTGGCACGTTCGGCGGGCAACTACGCCCAGATCGTCGGCCGCGACCAGGGTTATGTCATTGTCCGCCTGAACTCGGGCGAGCAGCGCCTGATCAGCGGCCTGTGCTACGCCACCGTGGGCGCGGTCTCGAACCCCGACCACATGAACCGGAATGACGGCAAGGCCGGGCGCTCGCGCTGGCTGGGTCGTCGTCCGCATAACCGTGGTGTCTCGATGAACCCGGTCGACCATCCGCACGGCGGCGGCGAAGGCCGCACTTCGGGCGGCCGTCATCCGGTCACGCCCTGGGGTCTGCCGACCAAGGGCAAGAAGACTCGCTCGAACAAGCGGACCGATACGTTCATCGTGTCGAGCCGTCACGCCCGCAAGAAGAAGAACTGA
- the rpsG gene encoding 30S ribosomal protein S7 → MSRRHSAEKREIIPDAKFGDVIVTKFMNSVMYEGKKSTAEGIVYGAFDIIESKLKGDPLAVFKTALENVAPAIEVRSRRVGGATYQVPVEVRTERRQALAIRWLIAAARGRNDRTMVERLSAELMDAANNRGNAVKKREDTHRMAEANRAFSHYRW, encoded by the coding sequence ATGTCCCGCCGCCACAGTGCCGAAAAGCGCGAGATCATCCCGGACGCCAAGTTCGGCGACGTGATCGTGACCAAGTTCATGAACTCGGTCATGTACGAGGGCAAGAAGTCGACTGCCGAAGGCATCGTCTACGGCGCCTTCGACATCATCGAGAGCAAGCTGAAGGGCGACCCGCTCGCCGTCTTCAAGACCGCGCTCGAGAACGTCGCCCCGGCGATCGAGGTTCGTTCCCGCCGCGTCGGTGGCGCGACCTATCAGGTTCCTGTCGAGGTTCGCACCGAGCGCCGTCAGGCTCTCGCGATCCGCTGGCTGATCGCCGCCGCCCGTGGCCGCAACGACCGCACCATGGTCGAGCGCCTCTCGGCTGAGCTGATGGACGCCGCGAACAACCGTGGCAACGCCGTCAAGAAGCGCGAAGACACGCACCGGATGGCGGAAGCCAACCGCGCCTTCTCGCACTACCGCTGGTAA
- the rpsS gene encoding 30S ribosomal protein S19, with product MARSLWKGPFVDGYLLKKAEVARSASRSEVIKIWSRRSTILPQFVGLTFGVYNGHKHVPVNVSEEMVGHKFGEFSPTRTFPGHAADKKAKRK from the coding sequence ATGGCGCGTTCGCTTTGGAAAGGTCCGTTTGTCGACGGATACCTCCTGAAGAAGGCCGAGGTCGCCCGTTCGGCGAGCCGGTCTGAAGTCATCAAGATCTGGAGCCGCCGCTCCACGATCCTGCCGCAGTTCGTCGGTCTGACGTTCGGCGTCTACAACGGCCACAAGCATGTGCCGGTGAACGTCTCCGAGGAAATGGTGGGCCACAAGTTCGGCGAGTTCTCGCCGACGCGCACCTTCCCCGGCCACGCGGCCGACAAGAAGGCGAAGAGGAAGTAA
- a CDS encoding helix-turn-helix transcriptional regulator: protein MDEQFLDSLYEAAVVPELWPQVLRRFQEIARGAGAVLVAVTPTSNRWISSSAEFDQLVATHFNRFPGNERTRRLIECRHAGFLRDIDILSEAEMADEPVYRDFLLPQGFGIGVATLVASPTGEAFILHAEREREEGHVEGDLIARFDRMRPHLARAMLLSARLEFERVRGAAQALEAIGLPAAVLDRNGRALALNPSFEALVPAVAVDRPSRLGLVDIAADGLLASALQATGRAASVTVRSIPVARRENQPPLILHLTPIRGAAHDIFSRAASILVVTPVVVKDVPTADVVQGLFDLTPAEARLAALIAAGHRPREAAAALGIMEETARSTLKRVMAKTGLHRQADLIGLLRGAGVAAGAAD from the coding sequence ATGGACGAGCAGTTTCTCGACAGTCTTTACGAAGCGGCAGTGGTGCCGGAACTGTGGCCGCAGGTGCTGCGCCGCTTCCAGGAGATCGCGCGCGGCGCCGGCGCGGTGCTGGTTGCGGTAACGCCAACCTCCAACCGCTGGATTTCGTCCTCGGCAGAGTTCGATCAGCTCGTCGCGACGCACTTCAACCGTTTCCCCGGCAATGAGCGCACCCGTCGCCTGATTGAATGCCGCCATGCCGGTTTCCTGCGCGACATCGACATCCTCTCCGAGGCCGAGATGGCGGACGAGCCGGTCTACCGTGATTTCCTGCTGCCGCAGGGGTTCGGCATCGGTGTTGCGACCTTGGTCGCTTCGCCGACCGGAGAAGCCTTCATCCTGCATGCCGAGCGCGAGCGCGAGGAGGGCCATGTCGAGGGTGACCTGATCGCTCGCTTTGATAGAATGCGGCCCCATCTCGCCCGTGCCATGCTGCTTTCGGCCCGGCTCGAATTCGAGCGGGTGCGGGGGGCCGCCCAGGCGCTCGAGGCGATCGGCCTGCCGGCGGCGGTGCTCGATCGCAATGGCCGCGCGCTTGCGCTCAATCCCAGCTTCGAGGCGTTGGTGCCGGCGGTGGCGGTCGACCGTCCGTCGCGGCTCGGGCTCGTCGATATAGCGGCAGACGGCCTGCTCGCCTCAGCCTTGCAGGCGACGGGCCGGGCAGCCAGTGTCACGGTGCGTTCGATCCCGGTGGCGCGCCGTGAGAATCAACCGCCGTTGATCCTGCACCTGACGCCGATTCGCGGTGCCGCCCACGACATCTTCTCGCGCGCGGCGAGCATCCTGGTGGTGACGCCGGTGGTGGTGAAGGACGTGCCGACCGCCGATGTCGTCCAGGGCCTGTTCGACCTGACGCCGGCCGAGGCCAGGCTCGCCGCGCTGATTGCAGCGGGGCACCGCCCACGCGAGGCGGCGGCAGCGCTGGGCATCATGGAGGAAACCGCGCGCTCGACCTTGAAGCGGGTGATGGCCAAGACCGGGCTGCATCGCCAGGCTGACCTGATCGGGCTGTTGCGCGGGGCGGGGGTCGCGGCAGGCGCGGCCGATTGA
- the rpsC gene encoding 30S ribosomal protein S3, which yields MGQKINPIGLRLGINRTWDSRWFAQKGEYGKLLHEDMAIRAALMKLLKQAAVSKIIIERPHKKCRVTIHSARPGVVIGKKGADIEKLRKAVSKLTSADVTINILEVRKPEIDATLVADSIAQQLERRVAFRRAMKRAVQSAMRLGAEGIRINCAGRLGGAEIARLEWYREGRVPLHTLRADVDYGVATAFTTYGTCGIKVWIFKGEILEHDPMAQDKRLSDEGGRSGGERRERREQAA from the coding sequence ATGGGTCAGAAAATCAATCCGATCGGCCTTCGTCTCGGCATCAACCGGACCTGGGATTCGCGCTGGTTCGCCCAGAAGGGCGAGTACGGCAAGCTGCTTCATGAGGACATGGCGATCCGCGCCGCCCTGATGAAGCTGCTGAAGCAGGCCGCCGTCTCGAAGATCATCATCGAGCGTCCGCACAAGAAGTGCCGCGTCACCATCCACTCGGCTCGTCCGGGCGTGGTGATCGGCAAGAAGGGTGCCGACATCGAGAAGCTGCGCAAGGCCGTGTCGAAGCTGACGTCAGCCGACGTCACCATCAACATCCTCGAGGTGCGCAAGCCGGAGATCGACGCGACCCTGGTCGCCGATTCGATCGCCCAGCAGCTCGAGCGCCGCGTCGCTTTCCGCCGCGCCATGAAGCGCGCCGTTCAGTCAGCGATGCGTCTGGGTGCCGAGGGCATCCGCATCAACTGCGCGGGCCGTCTTGGTGGCGCTGAAATCGCGCGCCTCGAATGGTATCGCGAAGGCCGGGTGCCGCTGCACACGCTGCGCGCCGACGTCGACTACGGCGTCGCTACTGCCTTCACGACCTATGGCACGTGCGGGATCAAGGTCTGGATCTTCAAGGGCGAGATCCTCGAACACGACCCGATGGCCCAGGACAAGCGCCTCTCGGACGAGGGCGGCCGCTCGGGTGGTGAGCGTCGCGAACGTCGCGAGCAGGCTGCGTAA
- the rplP gene encoding 50S ribosomal protein L16, with protein sequence MLQPKRTKFRKQFKGRISGVAKGGTDLNFGQFGLKAQEPERVTARQIEAARRAITRAMKRAGRVWIRIFPDVPVSKKPTEVRMGKGKGSPEFWAAKVKPGRIMFELDGVPEDIAREALRLGAAKLPIKTRFIQRIAE encoded by the coding sequence ATGCTGCAACCAAAGCGCACTAAGTTCCGTAAGCAGTTCAAGGGACGCATTTCCGGCGTCGCCAAGGGCGGTACGGATCTCAACTTCGGCCAGTTCGGCCTGAAGGCCCAGGAGCCGGAGCGCGTGACGGCCCGCCAGATCGAGGCGGCCCGTCGTGCCATCACCCGCGCCATGAAGCGCGCGGGCCGGGTCTGGATCCGCATCTTCCCGGACGTGCCGGTTTCCAAGAAGCCGACCGAAGTCCGCATGGGTAAGGGCAAGGGATCGCCCGAGTTCTGGGCGGCCAAGGTCAAGCCGGGCCGGATCATGTTCGAGCTCGACGGCGTGCCGGAGGATATCGCCCGCGAGGCGCTCCGTCTCGGTGCCGCCAAGCTGCCGATCAAGACCCGTTTCATCCAACGCATCGCCGAGTAA
- the rplC gene encoding 50S ribosomal protein L3, whose product MRSGVIAQKVGMTRIFTDAGEHIPVTVLKLDNCQVVAHRTIEKNGYVAVQLGSGLAKVKNVSKAQRGHFAVAKVEPKQKIVEFRVSDDALIPVGAELTADHFVVGQFVDVSGTTTGKGFAGGMKRWNFRGLRATHGVSVSHRSIGSTGGRQDPGKTFKNKKMPGHLGVERVTTQNLRVVQTDAERGLILVEGAVPGVAGGWIHVRDAVKRSLPKDAPLPGKFKVSGEGKADIVEAPAAQAEENV is encoded by the coding sequence ATGCGTTCCGGTGTGATTGCACAGAAAGTCGGGATGACCCGCATCTTCACCGATGCCGGCGAGCATATCCCGGTCACCGTGCTGAAGCTCGACAACTGCCAGGTCGTCGCGCATCGCACGATCGAGAAGAACGGCTATGTCGCCGTGCAGCTCGGGTCGGGCTTGGCCAAGGTCAAGAACGTCTCGAAGGCGCAGCGCGGCCACTTCGCCGTCGCCAAGGTCGAGCCGAAGCAGAAGATCGTCGAGTTCCGCGTCAGCGATGACGCGCTGATCCCGGTCGGCGCAGAGCTCACCGCCGATCACTTCGTCGTCGGCCAGTTCGTCGACGTCTCCGGCACGACCACCGGCAAGGGCTTCGCCGGCGGCATGAAGCGCTGGAACTTCCGCGGTCTGCGCGCCACTCACGGCGTCTCGGTCTCGCATCGTTCGATCGGTTCGACCGGTGGCCGTCAGGACCCGGGCAAGACCTTCAAGAACAAGAAGATGCCGGGCCATCTCGGTGTCGAGCGCGTCACCACGCAGAACCTGCGCGTCGTCCAGACGGACGCCGAGCGCGGCCTGATCCTGGTCGAGGGCGCCGTCCCCGGCGTCGCCGGTGGCTGGATCCATGTCCGCGACGCGGTCAAGCGCTCCCTGCCGAAGGACGCCCCTCTGCCGGGCAAGTTCAAGGTCTCCGGCGAGGGCAAGGCCGACATTGTCGAGGCTCCTGCGGCGCAGGCTGAGGAGAACGTGTGA
- a CDS encoding 50S ribosomal protein L23, translating into MSQSKNLDPRHYDVIRGPVITEKATMLSEHNKVVFKVAKTATKPQIKAAIEKLFDVKVKSVNTLVTEGKVKVFRGRLGQRSDVKKAVVTLEEGHSIDVTTGL; encoded by the coding sequence ATGAGCCAGTCCAAGAATCTGGATCCGCGCCACTACGACGTCATCCGTGGCCCGGTGATCACCGAGAAGGCGACCATGCTCTCCGAGCACAACAAGGTCGTCTTCAAGGTCGCGAAGACCGCGACCAAGCCGCAGATCAAGGCGGCGATCGAGAAGTTGTTCGATGTCAAGGTGAAGAGCGTCAACACGCTCGTCACCGAGGGCAAGGTCAAGGTCTTCCGGGGGCGGCTCGGCCAGCGCTCGGACGTCAAGAAGGCCGTCGTGACCCTCGAAGAGGGCCACTCGATCGACGTGACCACTGGCCTCTGA
- the rpmC gene encoding 50S ribosomal protein L29, which produces MKATQRLSDIKVMSTDQLQDELLKLKKEQFNLRFQRATGQLENTARVTEVRKDIARIKTLQRSKTAAVSA; this is translated from the coding sequence ATGAAAGCTACGCAACGCCTGTCCGACATCAAGGTGATGAGCACGGACCAGCTCCAGGACGAGCTTCTCAAGCTCAAGAAGGAGCAGTTCAACCTGCGTTTCCAGCGCGCGACCGGCCAGCTCGAGAATACCGCTCGGGTCACCGAAGTGCGCAAGGATATCGCCCGCATCAAGACACTGCAGCGGTCCAAGACCGCGGCAGTGAGCGCCTGA
- the rplD gene encoding 50S ribosomal protein L4: MKLDIVTLDGGKAGSVELSDAIFGLEPRADLLARMVRYQLAKRRAGTHKTKGRSEVDRTRKKIYKQKGTGGARHGAASAPQFRGGGKAFGPVVRDHAHDLPKKVKALALRHALSAKAKDAGLIIIDDVKLAEPKTKVLLGHFGKLDLSSALVIGGAEIDVNFGLAARSIPNVDVLPIQGINVYDILRRDKLVLTRSAVDALEARFK; the protein is encoded by the coding sequence ATGAAACTCGATATCGTCACTCTTGACGGCGGCAAGGCCGGTTCGGTCGAGCTTTCGGACGCGATCTTCGGCCTCGAGCCGCGCGCCGACTTGCTCGCCCGCATGGTGCGCTACCAGCTCGCCAAGCGCCGCGCCGGCACGCACAAGACCAAGGGCCGTTCGGAAGTCGACCGCACCCGCAAGAAGATCTACAAGCAGAAGGGTACCGGCGGCGCTCGTCACGGTGCAGCTTCGGCTCCGCAGTTCCGCGGCGGCGGCAAGGCCTTCGGTCCGGTCGTGCGTGACCACGCCCATGACCTGCCCAAGAAGGTCAAGGCGCTGGCGCTGCGCCATGCGCTTTCGGCCAAGGCCAAGGACGCGGGTCTGATCATCATCGACGACGTCAAGCTCGCCGAGCCGAAGACCAAGGTGCTTCTGGGTCATTTCGGCAAGCTCGACCTGTCGAGCGCGCTGGTGATCGGCGGCGCCGAGATCGATGTGAACTTCGGCCTGGCGGCGCGTTCGATCCCGAACGTCGACGTGCTGCCGATCCAGGGCATCAACGTCTATGACATCCTGCGTCGCGACAAGCTCGTGCTGACGCGCTCGGCTGTCGATGCGCTGGAGGCGCGCTTCAAATGA
- the rpsJ gene encoding 30S ribosomal protein S10: MNGQNIRIRLKAFDHRILDASTREIVSTAKRTGAQVRGPIPLPTLIEKFTVNRSPHIDKKSREQFEMRTHKRVLDIVDPTPQTVDALMKLDLAAGVDVEIKL, translated from the coding sequence ATGAACGGTCAGAATATCCGGATCCGCCTCAAGGCGTTCGACCATCGCATCCTCGATGCGTCGACGCGCGAGATCGTCTCGACGGCGAAGCGCACCGGCGCTCAGGTTCGCGGCCCGATTCCGCTGCCGACGCTGATTGAGAAGTTCACCGTCAACCGCTCGCCGCACATCGACAAGAAGTCGCGCGAGCAGTTCGAGATGCGGACCCACAAGCGGGTTCTCGATATCGTCGATCCGACACCCCAGACGGTCGACGCCCTCATGAAGCTTGACCTCGCCGCCGGCGTCGACGTCGAAATCAAGCTCTGA